In one window of Motacilla alba alba isolate MOTALB_02 unplaced genomic scaffold, Motacilla_alba_V1.0_pri HiC_scaffold_28, whole genome shotgun sequence DNA:
- the LOC119696354 gene encoding olfactory receptor 14C36-like, translating to MSNSSSISHFLLLALADTRQLQLLHFCLLLGISLAALLGNGLIISAVACGQHLHTPMFFFLLNLALTDLGSICTTVPKAMHNSLWDTRNISYTGCAAQVFLVFFFLGSELSLLTVRCYDRYVSICKPLHYGTLLGSRACAHMAAAAWASGLLNALMHTANTFSLPLCHGNDLGQFFCEIPEMLQLSCSKSYLRELGLLTVSACFGLGCFVFIVFSYVQIFRAVLRIPSEQGRHKAFSTCLPHLAVVTLFLSTGTFAHLKPPSISSPSLDLALSVLYLVMPPALNPLIYSLRNQELKAAVCTLMTGWFQKH from the coding sequence atgtccaacagcagctccatcagccacttcctcctgctggcattggcagacacgcggcagctgcagctgctgcacttctgcctcttgctgggcatctccctggctgccctgctgggcaacggcctcatcatcagcgccgtagcctgcggccagcacctgcacacgcccatgttcttcttcctgctcaacctggccctcactgacctgggctccatctgcaccactgtccccaaagccatgcacaattccctctgggacaccaggaacatctcctacacaggatgtgctgcacaggtatttctggtttttttcttccttggatCAGAGCTTTCTCTCCTGACCGTCAGGTGCtacgaccgctacgtgtccatctgcaaacccctgcactacgggaccctcctgggcagcagagcttgtgcccacatggcagcagctgcctgggccagtggcTTACTCAATGCTCTCATGCACAcggccaatacattttccctgcctctgtgccatggcaatgacctgggccagttcttctgtgaaatccctgAGATGCTTCAGCTCTCCTGCTCTAAATCCTACCTCAGGGAACTGGGGCTTCTTACTGTTAGTGCCTGTTTTGGACTTGGATGTTTTGTGTTCAtagttttctcctatgtgcagatcttcagggctgtgctgaggatcccctctgagcagggacggcacaaagccttttccacttgcctccctcacctggccgtAGTCACCCTGTTCCTCAGCACTGGCACATTTGCCCACCTGAAGCccccctccatctcctccccatccctggatctggccTTGTCAGTTCTGTACTTGGTgatgcctccagccctgaacccactcatctacagcctgaggaaccaggagctcaaggctgcagtgtgcaCACTGATGACTGGATGGTTTCAGAAACATTAA